A window of Caretta caretta isolate rCarCar2 chromosome 11, rCarCar1.hap1, whole genome shotgun sequence contains these coding sequences:
- the LOC125645067 gene encoding uncharacterized protein LOC125645067 translates to MEPAQLTLAIRSTLTTTRIIQQYMQHQNMATRYRARRRRQRGPVSDQDMDTDFSESMGPDNACIMVLMGQVHAVERRFWARETSTDWWDRIVLQVWDDSQWLRNFRMRRGTFMELCDLLSPALKRMNTKMRAALTVEKRVAIALWKLATPDSYRSVGNQFGVGKSTVGVAVMQVAHAIKDLLISRVVTLGNVQVIVDGFAAMGFPNCAGAIDGTHIAILAPEHQASEYINRKGYFSIVLQALVDHKGRFTNINVGWPGKVHDDRIFRNSGLFQKLQEGTLFPDQKITVGDVEMPICILGDPAYPLMPWLIKPYTGSLDSSQELFNYRLSKCRMVVECAFGRLKARWRSLLTRLDLSETNIPTVITACCVLHNICESKGETFMAGWEVEANRLAAGYAQRDTRAVRRAQEGAVRIREALKTSFMTGQATV, encoded by the coding sequence atggagcccgctcagctcactttggcaattaggagcacattaaccaccacacgcattatccagcagtatatgcagcaccagaacatggcaacgcgataccgggcgaggaggcgacgtcagcgcggtcccgtgagtgatcaggacatggacacagatttctctgaaagcatgggccctgacaatgcatgcatcatggtgctaatggggcaggttcatgctgtggaacgccgattctgggctcgggaaacaagcacagactggtgggaccgcatagtgttgcaggtctgggacgattcccagtggctgcgaaactttcgcatgcgtaggggcactttcatggaactttgtgacttgctttcccctgccctgaagcgcatgaataccaagatgagagcagccctcacagttgagaagcgagtggcgatagccctgtggaagcttgcaacgccagacagctaccggtcagttgggaatcaatttggagtgggcaaatctactgtgggggttgctgtgatgcaagtagcccacgcaatcaaagatctgctgatatcaagggtagtgaccctgggaaatgtgcaggtcatagtggatggctttgctgcaatgggattccctaactgtgctggggccatagatggaacccatatcgctatcttggcaccggagcaccaagccagcgagtacataaaccgcaaggggtacttttcaatagtgctgcaagctctggtggatcacaagggacgtttcaccaacatcaacgtgggatggccgggaaaggtgcatgatgatcgcatcttcaggaactctggtctgtttcaaaagctgcaggaagggactttattcccagaccagaaaataactgttggggatgttgaaatgcctatatgtatccttggggacccagcctaccccttaatgccatggctcataaagccgtacacaggcagcctggacagtagtcaggagctgttcaactacaggctgagcaagtgcagaatggtggtagaatgtgcatttggacgtttaaaggcgcgctggcgcagtttactgactcgcttagacctcagcgaaaccaatattcccactgttattactgcttgctgtgtgctccacaatatctgtgagagtaaaggggagacgtttatggcggggtgggaggttgaggcaaatcgcctagctgctggttacgcgcagcgagacaccagggcggttagaagagcacaggagggcgcggtacgcatcagagaagctttgaaaaccagtttcatgactggccaggctacggtgtga